The following coding sequences lie in one Fusarium poae strain DAOMC 252244 chromosome 1, whole genome shotgun sequence genomic window:
- a CDS encoding hypothetical protein (TransMembrane:8 (i112-133o139-157i374-398o418-441i1234-1255o1267-1285i1297-1316o1343-1363i)~BUSCO:1597at5125) has product MSQDRPDVEAPLGPEPSKTDSKTNTRRRRSDAGQSAPLANRIKGVAADLYQKTVVELILRRKHIVASTDGRRVPLELEHESPLIDDRRGLPYVSNSIRTSRYTVWDFIPKQLFFQFSRVGNFYFLCVGVPQMVPGLSTTGSYTTILPLLFFVLLTIVKEGYDDYRRYRLDKIENAGFATVLGREDKYTGKIKPVTKWRKWNPFLTNSTAEPHPAPNEEFNGLRWVPVRWSEIKVGDVIRLCRDEAIPADLILLDSDEENKLAYIETMALDGETNLKSKQVAHALQGCDTIEGISKCKAEFVVEDPNPDLYNFDGRVTVDEKTVPLTSSEVIYRGSIVRNTSAAIGLVINTGEDCKIRMNANKHPKAKKPALERVVNKIVVTLATYVVLLSVGVSMGYVGWQKSTERHSWYLEQARVPFYQIIIAFIIMFNNVVPLALYISLEIVKIGQLIMLNGDLQMYDEDTDTPARCNTNTILENLGQVGYVFSDKTGTLTDNIMKFRKISVAGTVWLHEMDLEQKVDEIEAIKLDEESDPGEPSVYKTEPVTVVIREEQPEGSHEPLALPSPSHMSPRPSMSRRPSMAPSRPSMALSRPSFGSRRSSSQWRSTGRPDHIQPDVTTNDLIEYLRLRPNSGFAKKAKQYILAVALCHTCLPEHKDNGELEFQAASPDELALVRAAQELGYLVISRTTQSITLRVTQSDGQEEEQKYEVLDVIEFTSSRKKMSIVVRFPDGRISVICKGADSAILPRLKMSQVAKQKAIEVRKSADIEREMRRRSEQQEPRNSFGGRPSLTIRRNPGVSRDRSTSRRPNVDRSKSFEFGRLSRRSEDKPRLSIATRGVSIDMPRGQYLNTPVHYQQPVPDHLAFLEDPTLLDDSETFTKCFKHLDDFATEGLRTLLFAQKFITEHEYQAWKKVWDEAATSLSNRQQRIEEAGDMIEQSFDLVGATAIEDKLQKGVPETIERLRKANIKIWMLTGDKRETAINIAHSARICRPGSDLYILDVSKGRLDSQLVALQEDLQAGSVHSVVVIDGQTLSAVEKSPELSAKFFKVMLQVDSVICCRASPAQKALLVTTVRSRLKKYQGKNRRGLTLAIGDGANDLAMISASHVGIGISGKEGLQAARVADYAIAQFRFLQRMLLVHGRWNYVRTAKFILYTFWKEMFFYLPTAQYQRYTGYSGTSLYEATSLTVFNTLFTSLCVICMGIWEQDLSAETLLAVPELYVYGQRNQGLNIWKFARWMLLGAIEGVICWYGVWAGHGWITPAARDQGLYALGTLTFSVGVLWINWKLFIFETHYKSMIVMGSFFVTTIGWFAWLSFLDAAYAPQPSGPYAIRDSFTTLFGDDAVWWATLFIVLGLIGLFEIVLKCVKRLLLMHGLWDWPPWGKSRRGENIEEWDVELWQELEQDPALRARLKRMACNEPVEEEDDIDLADINIGEEIRGR; this is encoded by the exons ATGTCCCAAGACCGCCCGGATGTCGAGGCGCCATTGGGACCCGAACCTTCGAAAACCGACAGTAAAACCAATACCCGTCGTCGCAGAAGTGATGCTGGTCAATCGGCCCCGTTGGCCAATCGCATAAAGGGCGTTGCTGCGGATCTATATCAAAAGACCGTTGTCGAGCTTATCTTGCGTCGCAAACACATTGTCGCGTCAACCGATGGGCGCCGTGTGCCCCTCGAGCTCGAACACGAATCGCCCTTGATAGACGACCGCCGTGGCCTCCCCTACGTTTCCAACAGCATCCGAACATCCCGTTATACAGTATGGGACTTTATACCGAAACAACTCTTCTTCCAGTTCTCCCGCGTCGGAAACTTTTACTTTCTGTGCGTTGGTGTACCGCAGATG GTCCCAGGCCTCTCGACGACCGGATCTTACACGACAATTCTACCACTCCTGTTCTTTGTGCTTTTGACGATTGTCAAGGAAGGATACGATGACTACCGACGATACCGCCTTGATAAGATCGAGAACGCTGGTTTCGCCACAGTGTTAGGACGCGAGGACAAATATACCGGAAAGATCAAACCAGTTACCAAATGGAGGAAATGGAACCCATTCCTGACCAATTCCACCGCCGAACCTCATCCCGCCCCCAATGAAGAATTCAACGGATTGCGATGGGTTCCTGTCAGATGGAGCGAGATCAAGGTTGGAGATGTTATCAGACTCTGCCGAGACGAGGCAATCCCTGCCGACCTTATCCTACTGGACAGTGACGAAGAGAATAAATTGGCGTACATCGAGACAATGGCGCTCGACGGCGAGACAAACCTCAAGAGTAAACAGGTTGCGCATGCTCTTCAAGGTTGTGACACCATTGAGGGTATCTCAAAGTGCAAGGCCGagtttgttgttgaggaCCCGAACCCGGATCTTTACAATTTCGATGGCCGTGTCACTGTTGACGAAAAGACGGTCCCCCTAACTTCAAGCGAAGTTATCTATCGGGGAAGCATTGTTCGAAATACCAGCGCCGCAATTGGTCTCGTCATCAACACCGGAGAGGATTGTAAGATACGCATGAACGCCAACAAGCATCCCAAAGCAAAGAAGCCTGCCCTCGAACGGGTCGTCAACAAGATAGTAGTTACGCTTGCGACCTATGTTGTCCTGCTTTCTGTTGGTGTATCGATGGGCTATGTCGGGTGGCAGAAGAGCACTGAAAGACACTCATGGTACCTGGAACAAGCCAGGGTGCCTTTTTACCAAATCATCATCGCCTTCATCATTATGTTTAACAACGTTGTCCCGCTAGCACTCTACATTAGTCTGGAGATTGTGAAAATTGGCCAGTTGATCATGTTGAACGGGGATCTCCAGATGTACGACGAGGACACGGACACACCTGCACGGTGCAATACTAACACTATTCTGGAAAACCTGGGTCAGGTGGGATACGTCTTCTCGGATAAGACAGGTACCTTGACGGACAACATCATGAAGTTTCGAAAGATAAGCGTTGCTGGAACTGTCTGGCTACATGAGATGGATTTGGAGCAAAAGGTCGACGAGATTGAGGCCATCAAGTTGGATGAAGAGTCGGACCCCGGCGAGCCTTCGGTCTACAAGACGGAACCTGTCACAGTGGTCATCAGGGAGGAACAACCTGAAGGATCCCACGAACCGCTGGCTCTGCCATCGCCATCTCACATGTCGCCTCGCCCTTCCATGTCTCGTCGACCGTCCATGGCGCCCTCCAGGCCTTCGATGGCACTTTCACGCCCGTCATTCGGAAGTCGCAGGTCATCATCCCAATGGCGCTCCACGGGACGTCCAGATCATATCCAGCCTGATGTGACGACCAATGATCTTATCGAATATCTGCGACTGAGACCCAACTCCGGATTTGCCAAGAAAGCAAAACAGTACATTTTGGCAGTGGCCCTGTGCCACACCTGCTTGCCTGAGCACAAGGATAACGGAGAACTGGAGTTCCAAGCCGCATCCCCTGATGAGCTTGCTCTTGTCAGGGCTGCACAGGAGCTTGGGTACCTTGTTATCAGTCGGACGACCCAATCCATTACCTTGCGAGTAACTCAGTCTGACGGccaagaggaggagcagaAATATGAGGTTCTTGATGTGATCGAATTTACCAGCTCGCGAAAGAAGATGTCCATTGTTGTTCGTTTCCCTGACGGCCGTATATCTGTAATCTGCAAGGGCGCAGATTCCGCTATCTTACCGCGCCTTAAGATGTCGCAAGTTGCCAAACAAAAAGCAATCGAAGTCCGCAAGAGTGCCGACATTGAACGTGAGATGCGTCGACGCAGCGAGCAGCAAGAACCACGGAACAGCTTTGGTGGTAGACCAAGTCTCACAATCCGACGAAACCCTGGCGTCTCGAGAGATCGAAGCACAAGCAGACGACCCAATGTGGACAGGAGCAAGTCGTTTGAGTTTGGTCGGCTTTCTAGACGGTCTGAAGATAAGCCTCGTCTGTCTATCGCCACTCGAGGTGTGTCGATTGACATGCCCCGTGGCCAATATCTGAACACTCCTGTTCATTACCAGCAACCCGTCCCTGACCACCTTGCATTTCTCGAAGATCCCACTCTTCTAGACGATTCCGAAACCTTTACCAAGTGTTTTAAGCATCTGGACGACTTTGCGACAGAAGGTCTTCGCACCTTACTCTTTGCGCAAAAGTTTATCACAGAACACGAATACCAGGCATGGAAGAAAGTATGGGACGAGGCCGCGACCAGCCTCAGCAATCGACAACAACGTATTGAAGAGGCGGGTGACATGATTGAGCAGTCATTTGACCTAGTCGGCGCAACTGCTATCGAAGACAAGTTACAGAAAGGAGTGCCCGAAACAATTGAGAGGTTGCGAAAAGCCAACATTAAAATTTGGATGCTTACCGGCGATAAGCGGGAGACTGCTATCAACATTGCTCATTCTGCTCGAATTTGTCGACCCGGGTCCGATCTATACATCCTAGATGTCTCCAAGGGAAGGTTAGACTCACAACTGGTTGCTCTTCAGGAAGACCTGCAAGCTGGTTCTGTTCATAGTGTtgtcgttatcgacggcCAGACCCTTTCAGCTGTCGAGAAGTCGCCAGAATTATCTGCCAAGTTCTTCAAGGTTATGCTACAGGTAGATTCAGTTATTTGTTGCCGAGCTTCTCCAGCCCAGAAAGCGCTACTTGTCACTACCGTCAGATCCCGACTGAAGAAGTACCAAGGCAAGAACCGGAGAGGACTTACCTTGGCCATCGGTGACGGTGCAAACGACTTGGCTATGATCTCAGCCAGTCATGTTGGTATTGGCATTTCCGGAAAGGAAGGTCTTCAAGCTGCTCGTGTAGCGGACTATGCGATCGCTCAGTTCAGATTCCTACAACGAATGCTGCTTGTTCATGGGCGATGGAACTATGTCCGCACGGCTAAGTTCATTTTGTACACGTTCTGGAAGGAGATGTTTTTCTATTTGCCGACAGCGCAGTATCAGAGATATACAGGCTACAGTGGCACATCGCTGTACGAAGCTACTAGCTTGACTGTATTTAACACTTTGTTTACTAGTCTCTGTGTTATTTGTATGGGGATTTGGGAGCAGGACCTCAGTGCTGAGACATTACTAGCTGTTCCTGAGCTGTACGTCTATGGACAACGGAACCAAGGCCTCAACATTTGGAAATTTGCCCGATGGATGCTTCTTGGCGCCATTGAGGGTGTGATTTGTTGGTACGGCGTCTGGGCTGGTCATGGCTGGATAACACCCGCGGCGCGCGACCAAGGATTGTATGCGCTTGGTACGCTCACGTTTTCAGTTGGAGTCCTCTGGATCAACTGGAAACTTTT CATTTTCGAAACACATTACAAATCCATGATTGTCATGGgatctttctttgtcacAACAATCGGCTGGTTCGCCTGGCTGTCTTTCCTGGACGCGGCATATGCCCCTCAGCCATCTGGGCCTTACGCCATCAGGGATAGTTTCACCACCTTGTTTGGAGATGATGCTGTATGGTGGGCAACGCTGTTCATTGTCCTCGGCCTTATTGGTCTTTTTGAGATAGTGCTCAAGTGCGTCAAGCGTCTTTTACTTATGCATGGACTCTGGGACTGGCCACCCTGGGGAAAGAGTCGACGCGGCGAGAATATTGAAGAGTGGGATGTTGAACTGTGGCAGGAGTTAGAACAGGACCCGGCTCTACGCGCAAGGCTGAAGCGCATGGCTTGTAATGAGCCagtagaagaggaggatgatatTGATTTGGCGGATATCAACATCGGGGAAGAGATCAGGGGCCGATGA
- a CDS encoding hypothetical protein (BUSCO:29899at5125), protein MMPPNGKDNPTFQEDLSNVLVCPECNINPPNLVDEWSSGDTVCSDCGLVVGSRIIDTRSEWRTFANDDQGGDDPSRVGGPQDEFVEGQQLATTVAFSDSKAHKALSRTQNNTTQDKAQKGLMLAYKEIVSLCEAINMGQNVSNAAKHIFKLVDKHKFLKGKPQEAVIAGCIFIACRQNNVPRTFREIFNLTSVSKKEVGRVFKQLQSFLQKLQEQDGEATGLNTVTNYENTSVGAEDLCGRYVSQLGLRNQQKVAKISRDLAEQANNISDLAGRSPLSVAAACIFMACHIVGEACPSHLIAKQAGVSDGTVKTAYKFLYGARKQLVKKEWLVDNGTSMDSLPQANVNVSA, encoded by the coding sequence ATGATGCCCCCGAACGGAAAAGACAACCCTACTTTCCAAGAAGACCTCAGCAACGTCCTAGTATGCCCTGAGTGCAACATCAACCCTCCCAACCTAGTCGACGAGTGGTCCAGCGGCGATACAGTTTGCTCAGACTGCGGCCTCGTGGTCGGTAGCCGCATTATCGACACGAGATCCGAATGGAGAACTTTTGCGAACGACGACCAGGGAGGTGACGATCCCAGTCGTGTCGGTGGTCCTCAGGATGAGTTCGTCGAGGGACAGCAGCTCGCTACGACTGTAGCCTTTTCCGACTCCAAGGCACACAAGGCTCTTTCGAGAACGCAAAACAACACCACGCAGGACAAAGCACAGAAGGGTCTTATGCTCGCGTACAAGGAAATCGTCTCTCTGTGCGAAGCTATCAACATGGGACAGAACGTTTCAAACGCGGCCAAGCACATCTTCAAGCTCGTCGACAAACACAAGTTCCTCAAGGGCAAGCCCCAAGAAGCCGTCATCGCAGGCTGCATTTTCATCGCCTGCCGGCAGAACAACGTACCTAGAACATTTCGAGAAATCTTCAACTTGACTAGTGTGAGCAAGAAGGAAGTCGGTCGAGTCTTCAAGCAGCTCCAAAGCTTCTTGCAAAAGCTGCAGGAGCAGGACGGCGAGGCTACAGGTCTCAACACAGTCACCAACTACGAAAACACATCAGTGGGTGCCGAGGATCTCTGTGGTCGTTACGTGTCCCAGCTCGGTCTTAGAAACCAGCAAAAGGTGGCCAAGATCTCTCGCGATCTGGCCGAACAGGCCAACAACATTTCGGATCTTGCCGGACGATCGCCGCTTTCAGTGGCTGCAGCGTGTATCTTTATGGCATGCCACATTGTTGGAGAAGCCTGCCCGTCACACCTGATTGCCAAGCAGGCAGGTGTCAGTGACGGAACAGTCAAGACAGCATACAAATTTCTGTATGGTGCACGCAAGCAGTTGGTTAAGAAGGAATGGCTTGTTGATAACGGCACCAGCATGGATTCTCTGCCCCAGGCCAACGTTAATGTTTCAGCATAA
- a CDS encoding hypothetical protein (BUSCO:26108at5125), with protein sequence MASQSQDSGQNALPPVNIKPLLTKLWPTESAVSPHEIAEAISHFFTNQVTEAQTASLLMALHFTKLDFRADVLAECARVMREAAAPIPVEELKEVIERRGRKEGAYRGGLVSVSCDIVGTGGDGHDTFNISTTSSILASALLMVSKHGNKASTSKSGSADLVACMKPQPPIISAVRPDTLVKAYSETNYTFLFAPVFHTGMRYVAPIRKQLPWRTVFNNLGPLANPVEDVLEARVIGVGRRDLGPAFAEALCMAGFKKALIICGEEDLDEVSCAGNTLCWKVNETSSGKLEVEHFTVHPSDFGLSTHPLSTVSSGKEPSENAEILSRILHNELPDNDPILEFVLLNTAALLVTSGICEADTSSMGEGDDGKVITERGPGGLRWKEGVRRARWALKSGEAWRQWEKFVKVTNEIGG encoded by the exons ATGGCATCTCAATCCCAAGACAGTGGGCAAAATGCCCTTCCACCTGTCAATATCAAACCTCTTCTCACCAAGCTCTGGCCTACCGAATCCGCAGTCTCTCCTCACGAGATTGCCGAGGCCATCTCTCACTTCTTCACAAACCAGGTCACCGAAGCTCAAACAGCTTCTCTTCTCATGGCTTTGCATTTCACAAAGCTTGATTTCAGAGCAGATGTCCTCGCTGAGTGTGCCCGTGTCATGCGGGAAGCAGCTGCACCCATTCCTGTAGAGGAGCTCAAAGAAGTCATTgaacgaagaggaagaaaagaaggagcTTACAGAGGTGGACTGGTGAGTGTTTCA TGTGACATTGTTGGTACAGGAGGTGACGGCCATGATACCTTCAACATCAGCACCACCTCATCCATCCTGGCCTCAGCTCTGCTCATGGTCTCAAAGCATGGCAATAAAGCCAGCACTTCAAAGTCTGGTAGCGCCGACCTTGTCGCCTGCATGAAGCCTCAGCCTCCTATCATCAGCGCTGTCCGCCCAGACACTTTGGTCAAGGCGTACTCGGAGACCAACTACACCTTCCTGTTCGCTCCTGTGTTCCACACCGGCATGCGATACGTTGCGCCTATCCGTAAGCAGCTCCCTTGGAGAACGGTCTTCAACAACCTGGGCCCCTTGGCCAATCCTGTTGAAGACGTTCTCGAGGCTCGTGTCATTGGTGTAGGCAGAAGAGATCTTGGCCCCGCCTTTGCTGAGGCGCTGTGCATGGCCGGTTTCAAGAAAGCTCTCATCATCTGTGGCGAAGAGGATCTCGACGAGGTCAGCTGTGCTGGGAACACCCTCTGCTGGAAAGTCAATGAGACCAGCTCTGGAAAGCTCGAGGTCGAACACTTCACCGTCCACCCCAGCGATTTTGGTCTGAGCACTCATCCTCTCAGCACAGTCTCTTCTGGCAAGGAGCCTTCTGAGAATGCAGAGATTTTGTCCCGAATCCTTCACAACGAGCTGCCTGACAATGATCCCATCCTCGAGTTTGTCCTTCTCAACACCGCTGCTCTCCTTGTCACATCTGGTATCTGCGAGGCTGATACCAGCAGCATGGGCGAGGGCGACGATGGCAAGGTCATCACCGAGCGTGGCCCTGGTGGCTTGCGCTGGAAGGAGGGTGTGCGAAGAGCTCGCTGGGCTCTTAAGAGCGGTGAGGCCTGGAGACAGTGGGAGAAGTTTGTCAAGGTCACAAACGAGATTGGAGGCTAA